The following coding sequences lie in one Candidatus Eremiobacterota bacterium genomic window:
- a CDS encoding FAD-dependent oxidoreductase, with product MAAARRLGERSLQVALLESRDRAGGRAWSIPTNDADTPAELGAEFIHGPAPQTFAMLGEAGLTAVELGEESWRRDRNGSLQPDEDDFRSAAGIFDDAQRLPRDESVDEYLRRYSDDQKLRDRAVLARAFVEGFDAADPAIAGVRGIADEWRSGVDLTSSRPLTGYGRLFDYLQKTLSRTVTLWLSTTVRRISWRHGQTVVEAIGRHGERLFFRARRAIVTLPVGVLRARGDGGPVFDPELPEEKLDALRYIEMGHVAKVTLAFQTAFWERVKSGRYRDAAFFRDDRGAFPVYWTRMPVRSTLVAAWAGGPSATALQTFSRDGVIERALEGFGALIDDAQTARNEFQCAYVHDWTNDPFACGAYSYLAVGGEGARALLAKPIDGTLFFAGEATSSDGQGGTVNGAFETGERAAEEICNA from the coding sequence TTGGCGGCCGCGCGACGTCTTGGCGAACGCTCGCTGCAGGTCGCACTTCTTGAGTCCCGCGATCGAGCCGGCGGACGCGCGTGGTCCATCCCCACGAACGACGCCGACACGCCCGCAGAGCTCGGCGCGGAGTTTATCCACGGCCCCGCTCCACAGACTTTCGCAATGCTGGGCGAAGCCGGGTTAACGGCAGTCGAGCTGGGTGAAGAATCGTGGCGTCGCGATCGTAACGGCTCGCTGCAGCCTGATGAGGATGACTTTCGCAGCGCAGCCGGCATCTTCGATGACGCGCAGCGGCTCCCACGCGACGAAAGCGTTGACGAATATCTTCGCCGATACAGCGATGATCAGAAGCTGCGCGACCGCGCCGTCCTCGCGCGCGCCTTTGTCGAGGGTTTCGACGCCGCCGATCCGGCAATCGCCGGCGTGCGAGGCATTGCCGACGAGTGGCGTTCCGGCGTCGATCTTACGAGCTCACGTCCGCTGACCGGCTACGGGCGCTTGTTCGACTACCTTCAGAAAACGCTTTCGCGAACCGTAACGCTCTGGCTCTCAACGACGGTACGCCGCATTTCTTGGCGTCACGGGCAAACTGTGGTCGAGGCGATCGGTCGCCATGGCGAGCGACTCTTCTTTCGCGCGCGGCGAGCGATTGTGACCCTGCCGGTCGGCGTATTGCGCGCACGCGGCGACGGCGGTCCGGTCTTCGATCCCGAGCTCCCCGAAGAGAAGCTCGATGCGTTGCGTTACATCGAAATGGGCCACGTCGCAAAGGTGACGCTCGCTTTTCAGACCGCCTTTTGGGAGAGAGTCAAGAGCGGGCGATATCGCGATGCGGCATTCTTTCGCGACGATCGCGGAGCGTTTCCGGTCTACTGGACCCGGATGCCCGTACGCAGCACGCTCGTCGCTGCGTGGGCCGGCGGACCGAGCGCAACGGCGCTCCAAACGTTCTCCCGCGACGGCGTCATCGAGCGCGCTTTGGAGGGATTTGGCGCATTGATCGACGATGCGCAGACGGCGCGCAACGAGTTCCAATGCGCGTACGTCCATGATTGGACGAACGATCCGTTCGCGTGCGGAGCCTACAGCTATCTTGCCGTCGGCGGCGAGGGCGCTCGCGCCCTACTTGCCAAGCCAATCGATGGTACGCTCTTCTTCGCCGGCGAAGCTACGTCGAGCGATGGTCAGGGCGGCACCGTCAATGGCGCGTTCGAAACCGGCGAACGCGCCGCGGAGGAAATATGCAATGCCTGA
- the murI gene encoding glutamate racemase translates to MIGLFDSGLGGLTVLARVRERLPAADVIFFADQAHVPYGDRTHGELLQLLRVNLERFDTYGVEAVVMACNTSCAIAERYGWPHSRAPVLDLIESAAIAVERGGFRRVGVVATEATVGAGSYGRTLRRRIEGIDVVEVPAPALVPLVESGTVDGTHPQAAVANVCAHLPLDLDALVYGCTHYPLLERHFRAVLGSTIALIDPAVVQAERAALLLAHGGAGTGKTTYVTSGDEAEFQSKIARLSGLVSSF, encoded by the coding sequence ATGATCGGACTCTTCGACTCGGGCCTTGGCGGTCTCACCGTGCTGGCTCGGGTACGCGAGCGGCTTCCAGCGGCCGACGTAATTTTTTTTGCCGATCAAGCGCACGTGCCGTACGGGGACCGCACGCACGGGGAGCTGCTACAGTTATTGCGGGTGAACCTCGAGCGCTTCGATACATATGGCGTCGAGGCGGTGGTCATGGCTTGCAATACGTCGTGCGCTATCGCCGAACGCTACGGTTGGCCGCACTCGCGTGCGCCCGTGCTCGACTTGATCGAATCCGCTGCGATCGCGGTGGAGCGCGGAGGTTTTCGACGCGTCGGTGTGGTCGCCACGGAGGCGACCGTCGGTGCGGGTTCGTACGGCCGCACTCTGCGCCGCCGTATCGAAGGCATCGACGTTGTCGAGGTTCCCGCGCCGGCGCTCGTGCCGCTCGTTGAGAGCGGCACCGTCGACGGCACCCACCCGCAAGCGGCGGTAGCAAACGTTTGCGCGCATCTGCCGCTCGATCTCGATGCGCTCGTTTACGGCTGCACCCATTACCCGCTGCTCGAACGTCATTTTCGCGCCGTACTCGGGAGTACGATCGCATTGATCGATCCCGCGGTCGTGCAGGCGGAACGCGCCGCGCTGCTGCTCGCTCATGGCGGGGCCGGCACGGGAAAGACCACCTATGTTACGAGCGGGGATGAAGCTGAATTCCAGTCAAAAATTGCGCGCTTGTCCGGGCTCGTCAGCTCATTTTGA
- the topA gene encoding type I DNA topoisomerase, with protein sequence MKKPLIIVESPTKARTIKKFLPARYAVKASVGHVRDLPKSTLGVDVERDFAPKYLTIKGKGDVIKELRGAVKGATDVYLATDPDREGEAIAWHLAELLKLSSPQRIELHEITREAALAALKDPHHIDMDRVNAQQARRILDRLVGYKISPLLWAKVRSGLSAGRVQSVAVKLIVDRERQIEAFLPKEYWTIAALLAGENGAEATEFSAELVSRRGEKIEVSTESQASAIVSDLDHAEFRVSAIKRREVRRNSPAPFTTSTLQQEASRKLKMRVRRAMQVAQSLYEGVDLGGEEGTVGLITYMRTDSTRISDQARATAREFIVGTFGEEFHGGRLHRVKEGAQDAHEAIRPTSVWRTPERLAGVLRRDDLRLYSIIWERFVASQMAAALFDQTVIDIAAGQYGFRATGTVMRFPGFTRVYEESRDDQSSGKARVLPELHEDQRLECRKLEPKQHFTEPPPRYTEAALVKALEENGIGRPSTYSTIVETIQARGYVTQQERRFLPTPIGAAVNDLLVEHFPKIVNLDFTAKMEGDLDRVAEGNEDWIGLLRRFYGPFESELEQAEKKLPRLELHDEPTDEICPTCGRPMVIKHGRFGKFISCSGYPECKTTKPIVKETGAACPKCGGAIVERRSKKGRTFYGCANYPKCDFISWDAVVPERCPVCGSHVLAKTRRGEVHLQCAADRTHDVAGLAKAASS encoded by the coding sequence GTGAAAAAGCCCCTGATCATCGTGGAATCGCCGACAAAGGCGCGAACGATCAAGAAGTTTCTGCCGGCGCGTTACGCGGTAAAAGCATCGGTGGGGCACGTGCGTGACCTTCCAAAGAGCACGCTCGGCGTCGACGTGGAGCGCGATTTCGCGCCCAAGTACCTCACGATCAAAGGCAAGGGCGACGTCATCAAGGAGTTGCGCGGTGCGGTCAAAGGCGCAACCGACGTCTATCTGGCGACGGATCCGGACCGCGAAGGTGAGGCCATTGCCTGGCATCTTGCGGAACTATTGAAACTGTCGAGTCCGCAGCGGATCGAGCTGCACGAGATCACCAGAGAGGCGGCACTCGCGGCTCTCAAGGATCCGCATCACATCGATATGGATCGCGTCAACGCACAGCAGGCGCGGCGAATTCTCGACCGACTCGTCGGCTATAAGATATCGCCCTTACTCTGGGCAAAGGTCCGCAGCGGCTTGTCGGCGGGGCGCGTCCAGTCCGTCGCGGTCAAGCTTATCGTGGATCGCGAGCGCCAGATCGAGGCGTTCCTTCCGAAAGAGTATTGGACGATCGCCGCATTGCTCGCAGGCGAGAATGGCGCGGAGGCGACCGAATTCTCAGCTGAGCTGGTCAGCCGCCGCGGCGAGAAGATTGAGGTAAGCACAGAATCGCAAGCATCCGCAATCGTCAGTGACCTCGACCATGCCGAGTTCCGTGTTTCGGCGATCAAGCGCCGCGAAGTGCGCCGCAACTCCCCGGCTCCTTTTACGACCTCGACTCTCCAGCAAGAGGCGTCGCGCAAGCTCAAGATGCGCGTGCGACGGGCGATGCAGGTCGCGCAGAGCTTATATGAAGGCGTCGACCTTGGCGGCGAGGAGGGAACCGTCGGCCTCATCACCTACATGCGGACCGACTCAACGCGAATCAGCGATCAGGCGCGCGCGACGGCTCGCGAATTCATCGTCGGAACGTTCGGCGAAGAGTTTCACGGCGGCCGGCTCCATCGCGTTAAGGAAGGGGCGCAGGATGCCCACGAAGCGATCCGCCCGACCTCGGTTTGGCGTACGCCCGAGCGTCTTGCCGGCGTTTTGCGACGCGACGACCTGAGACTCTATTCGATTATCTGGGAACGTTTCGTCGCCTCACAAATGGCCGCCGCGCTCTTCGATCAAACGGTTATCGATATTGCTGCAGGTCAGTACGGCTTCCGCGCGACGGGCACCGTCATGCGTTTCCCCGGCTTCACGCGCGTCTACGAGGAGTCTCGCGACGACCAAAGCTCGGGCAAAGCGCGAGTCCTTCCCGAGTTACATGAGGACCAGCGCCTCGAGTGCCGCAAGCTCGAGCCCAAGCAGCACTTCACGGAACCGCCTCCGCGCTACACCGAAGCCGCGCTCGTCAAGGCGCTCGAAGAAAACGGCATTGGGCGACCCTCGACGTATTCGACCATCGTTGAAACCATTCAAGCGCGGGGCTACGTTACGCAGCAAGAACGCCGGTTCTTGCCGACGCCGATTGGCGCTGCCGTGAACGATTTGCTGGTCGAACACTTTCCGAAGATCGTCAACCTCGACTTTACCGCGAAAATGGAGGGCGATCTCGACCGCGTCGCCGAGGGGAACGAGGACTGGATCGGCCTGCTGCGGCGCTTTTACGGTCCGTTCGAGAGCGAACTCGAGCAAGCGGAGAAGAAGTTGCCGCGTCTCGAGCTGCACGACGAGCCGACCGACGAGATCTGCCCGACCTGCGGGCGGCCGATGGTGATCAAGCATGGGCGCTTCGGTAAGTTCATTTCTTGCAGCGGTTATCCCGAGTGCAAGACGACGAAGCCCATCGTCAAAGAGACCGGAGCAGCCTGTCCAAAGTGCGGGGGCGCGATCGTCGAACGCCGCTCCAAGAAGGGACGCACGTTCTACGGTTGCGCCAATTATCCCAAGTGCGACTTCATTTCATGGGACGCGGTCGTTCCCGAACGATGCCCGGTCTGCGGCTCGCACGTGCTCGCCAAAACCAGGCGCGGCGAGGTGCATTTGCAATGCGCCGCCGACCGCACGCACGATGTTGCGGGACTCGCGAAAGCCGCATCTTCGTAA
- the trmFO gene encoding methylenetetrahydrofolate--tRNA-(uracil(54)-C(5))-methyltransferase (FADH(2)-oxidizing) TrmFO, with protein sequence MLRDSRKPHLRKERPIERLGIIGAGLAGCEAAWQAARLGVQVDLYEMRPVRSGPAHKTGTLAELVCSNSLRGVALENAVGLLKEELARFDSLIITAARETAVPAGGALAVDREKFGAVIEARIAAQPRIRLHRQEMQAIPLDRPTIVACGPLPSEDFLANLDALLREHHPQDGRRLHYYDAASPIVAADSIDETPMYRKSRYDKGNGDDYLNVPLDRNEYAQLLNDLRRLERHPAKEFDGTKYFEGCLPIEEMADRGDEVLRFGPLKPVGLRDPRNGETPYAVVQLRKENREGTAYNLVGFQTRMTWPAQREAFAKLPGLAQAEWLRLGVMHRNTFIDSPRLLDARLKLRGTEALYFAGQITGAEGYVEAAACGAMTGVHAARAILGLAPIDFPPFTAFGAVVAHLQNVETPDFQPSNVTWAPLVARSSPGERRRGKRERRRILAEHAIAAIEALAAETLCAPVG encoded by the coding sequence ATGTTGCGGGACTCGCGAAAGCCGCATCTTCGTAAGGAGCGTCCCATAGAGCGTCTCGGCATTATCGGCGCCGGCCTTGCGGGCTGCGAAGCTGCATGGCAGGCGGCCCGACTCGGCGTTCAGGTTGACCTCTACGAGATGCGCCCAGTGCGTAGCGGACCGGCGCACAAGACCGGCACGCTCGCGGAACTGGTTTGCAGCAACTCGCTTCGCGGTGTCGCGCTGGAGAATGCCGTCGGATTGCTGAAGGAGGAACTTGCGCGTTTCGATTCGCTCATCATCACGGCGGCGCGCGAAACGGCGGTTCCGGCCGGCGGAGCATTAGCGGTGGACCGGGAGAAGTTCGGCGCGGTCATCGAAGCGCGCATCGCCGCTCAGCCGCGAATCCGTCTGCATCGCCAGGAGATGCAAGCCATTCCGCTCGACCGTCCCACCATCGTCGCCTGCGGCCCGCTGCCGAGCGAAGATTTTTTGGCGAACCTCGACGCGCTCTTGCGCGAGCACCATCCGCAGGACGGCCGCCGCCTGCACTATTACGATGCCGCTTCGCCTATCGTCGCGGCGGACTCGATCGACGAAACTCCGATGTATCGGAAGTCCCGTTATGACAAAGGCAACGGTGACGACTACCTCAACGTTCCGCTCGATCGCAACGAGTACGCGCAGCTGCTTAACGATCTGCGGAGGCTCGAGCGCCATCCGGCCAAGGAGTTCGATGGGACGAAGTATTTCGAGGGATGTCTTCCAATCGAGGAAATGGCCGATCGCGGCGACGAGGTATTGCGCTTTGGGCCGCTCAAGCCGGTGGGCCTGCGCGATCCGCGCAACGGAGAGACGCCTTATGCGGTCGTTCAGTTGCGTAAGGAGAATCGCGAAGGCACAGCATACAACCTCGTTGGTTTCCAGACGCGGATGACGTGGCCGGCCCAACGGGAAGCCTTCGCGAAGCTTCCCGGTCTGGCGCAGGCGGAGTGGCTTCGTCTTGGCGTGATGCATCGAAACACGTTCATCGACTCGCCGCGGTTACTCGATGCGCGGTTAAAGCTGCGCGGTACCGAGGCGCTCTACTTTGCCGGGCAAATCACGGGTGCGGAGGGATACGTGGAGGCTGCGGCATGCGGGGCGATGACCGGCGTTCACGCTGCGCGAGCGATTTTGGGCTTGGCTCCAATCGATTTTCCGCCCTTCACCGCCTTCGGGGCGGTCGTCGCGCACTTGCAAAATGTGGAAACGCCCGACTTCCAGCCGTCAAACGTGACCTGGGCGCCGCTCGTGGCCCGGTCGTCGCCGGGCGAGAGGCGGCGAGGCAAGCGCGAGCGGCGGCGCATCCTGGCGGAGCATGCGATTGCGGCGATCGAAGCGCTAGCAGCTGAAACCCTCTGCGCACCGGTAGGGTAA
- the secG gene encoding preprotein translocase subunit SecG, with amino-acid sequence MPWFTHGLAGLFVIFSISLIALLAIQTTKQEGLSGSIGGRVESAYRGRLGAEEQLKRVTGMVAVGFVIVGFALSLTGI; translated from the coding sequence ATGCCGTGGTTCACGCACGGCCTCGCCGGACTCTTCGTAATCTTCTCGATCTCGCTCATCGCGCTACTCGCGATTCAGACCACCAAGCAGGAGGGTCTTTCGGGGTCGATCGGCGGACGAGTCGAATCGGCGTATCGCGGACGTCTCGGCGCAGAAGAGCAGCTCAAGCGCGTTACCGGGATGGTGGCCGTCGGTTTTGTTATCGTCGGGTTTGCGCTCTCACTGACCGGTATCTAG
- a CDS encoding N-acetylmuramoyl-L-alanine amidase produces the protein MTTASKHYRGDILSWINRFVARIGSSAAAAALTLLATRALPACADAPLTALYQEQPIRFTHVAEQSGALAIGLNDPGFRTLLHDTGSLLTWKSGERYILITTSAPTVVSFAVGDRRYDVGPISLQASFAPYERENEAYLPFAEVLRALDLALRQDGGEKILQPQLASLDVRQESNRVSLFAHAGAPVQARVVRQSATAITYAFDGVGTSLVGTRRIGQAGVRNVDVDSAGTVRAPTTLVTVSFDAGTVAQPPQNSAERDVSLAFDLRATAAPAAVALESSTPQPASSTNGPALVTAVTAQPASDGASVTIAVNGDATYEWHRLRDPDNRFWIDIKNAQLQGPPVEEPAPNPVISVRVRQDDSTTVRVALSLDGPKTISFEPSATGLTIDVGTEDVADAPRSGNGSIGQVVSSSAQSVTAVTPAPLEPSPSDFGSSDQPGWKFGARSSYVPTNPRLIVIDPGHGGSDRGTFHGGVAEADLTLDMAKRLREILIARGWEVKLTRETDVDVYAPNDSPRDELQTRDDIANKAGARLFLSIHANAFINSGPYGTTYYVSKPDDLALARALERDLANDGTKDDGIVKSHMYVTLHARMPAVLIETAFLSNPSDYALLTSAAWRQKVAQEIADGIAEYAQEYPARNQPAQ, from the coding sequence ATGACCACCGCCTCGAAACACTACCGGGGGGACATCTTGAGCTGGATCAACCGCTTCGTCGCTCGGATTGGTAGCTCCGCGGCGGCGGCCGCGCTCACGCTCCTCGCCACACGCGCACTACCGGCGTGCGCCGACGCGCCGCTTACCGCGCTCTATCAGGAGCAACCGATTCGCTTCACGCACGTTGCCGAGCAATCGGGGGCGCTCGCGATCGGCCTCAACGATCCCGGTTTCCGCACGTTGCTCCACGATACGGGATCGTTGTTAACGTGGAAATCCGGCGAGCGGTATATCTTAATCACGACCTCAGCGCCGACCGTGGTGAGCTTTGCCGTCGGCGACCGTCGCTACGACGTGGGACCGATATCGTTGCAGGCAAGCTTCGCGCCCTACGAGCGGGAGAACGAAGCATATCTCCCGTTCGCGGAGGTATTGCGCGCTCTCGATCTGGCATTGCGGCAGGACGGCGGAGAAAAAATCCTTCAGCCTCAGCTCGCTTCCCTCGACGTTCGACAAGAGAGTAATCGTGTTTCATTGTTTGCGCATGCCGGTGCGCCGGTGCAAGCTCGCGTCGTCCGCCAAAGCGCGACCGCGATAACGTATGCATTCGACGGAGTCGGAACGTCGTTGGTCGGGACGCGCCGAATCGGCCAGGCTGGGGTGCGCAATGTCGACGTTGACAGCGCAGGAACAGTACGCGCACCGACCACGCTGGTGACGGTTTCGTTCGATGCGGGTACCGTCGCGCAGCCGCCGCAGAACAGCGCCGAGCGCGATGTATCGCTCGCTTTCGATCTCCGCGCGACCGCCGCACCGGCGGCTGTTGCGCTTGAATCTTCGACTCCGCAACCCGCGTCTTCGACGAACGGTCCCGCGCTGGTCACGGCGGTGACCGCCCAGCCGGCGAGTGACGGAGCATCGGTAACCATCGCGGTGAACGGGGACGCGACGTACGAGTGGCATCGGCTGCGTGACCCCGACAATCGCTTTTGGATTGACATCAAGAACGCGCAGCTTCAAGGGCCGCCGGTCGAGGAGCCGGCGCCCAACCCCGTCATCTCCGTGCGCGTTCGTCAGGACGATTCCACGACCGTTCGCGTCGCGTTATCGCTCGACGGCCCAAAGACGATCTCGTTCGAGCCGTCGGCGACGGGGTTGACGATTGACGTCGGTACGGAAGATGTCGCCGACGCGCCGCGTTCCGGGAACGGCAGTATCGGACAAGTCGTCTCGAGCAGCGCGCAGAGCGTTACCGCGGTCACTCCGGCGCCACTTGAACCTAGCCCGAGCGATTTCGGTAGCTCCGACCAGCCTGGTTGGAAGTTCGGTGCGCGAAGCAGTTACGTACCGACGAACCCACGGCTCATTGTGATCGATCCGGGACACGGTGGCAGCGACCGCGGCACGTTTCACGGGGGAGTCGCCGAAGCCGATCTCACGCTCGACATGGCCAAGCGTTTACGCGAGATTCTTATTGCGCGCGGATGGGAGGTTAAGCTCACGCGTGAGACCGACGTCGACGTCTACGCGCCAAACGACAGTCCTCGTGACGAGTTGCAAACCCGCGACGATATTGCTAATAAAGCCGGCGCGCGGCTCTTCCTAAGCATTCACGCAAATGCGTTCATCAACTCTGGGCCGTACGGTACGACGTATTACGTCTCGAAACCCGACGATCTCGCGCTCGCTCGTGCTCTCGAGCGCGACCTTGCGAACGATGGTACGAAAGATGACGGCATCGTCAAAAGCCACATGTACGTCACGTTACACGCGCGGATGCCGGCGGTGCTCATCGAGACGGCCTTCTTATCGAATCCGAGCGATTACGCGTTGCTTACGTCGGCCGCTTGGCGCCAGAAGGTCGCCCAAGAAATCGCGGACGGTATCGCCGAGTACGCGCAAGAGTATCCGGCTCGTAACCAACCGGCTCAATGA
- a CDS encoding ABC transporter ATP-binding protein, which yields MPLLEVVNLRTTFRTEDGPVTAVNGLSFALDAGETLGIVGESGSGKSVTALSVMRLLARSATVSADRMAFENENLPEKSEAEMRRIRGYKIAMIFQDPMTSLNPVLSIGEQIAEAVRLHLGLNNREARDRAVEMLHKVRIPRPEKRLGDYPHQFSGGMRQRVMIAMALSCNPQLLIADEPTTALDVTIQAQVLELMNDLQQETGAAIVLITHDLGVVAEFCRNVLVMYGGNMVEYGTAEQIFGEPRMPYTQGLLASLPRLDERERRRLEPIPGQPPNLLRLPPGCAFARRCAYRMPICDNPVPLYDFGGGHVARCYLYDQRALDQRPAETRDLPVVPAGGGA from the coding sequence GTGCCTCTGCTCGAGGTCGTCAATCTTCGAACCACTTTCCGCACCGAAGACGGTCCGGTCACCGCAGTTAACGGTCTCTCGTTTGCGCTCGATGCGGGCGAAACCCTAGGAATCGTCGGCGAATCAGGTTCGGGCAAATCTGTAACGGCACTGTCGGTCATGCGTCTTCTCGCGCGGAGTGCGACCGTTAGCGCCGATCGTATGGCGTTCGAAAACGAGAATCTTCCCGAGAAGAGCGAAGCCGAAATGCGTCGCATCCGAGGATACAAGATCGCGATGATCTTTCAGGATCCGATGACATCGCTCAATCCGGTGCTCAGCATCGGCGAGCAGATTGCCGAAGCCGTCCGGCTCCATCTGGGCTTGAACAATCGGGAGGCGCGGGATCGCGCCGTCGAGATGCTGCACAAAGTACGCATACCGCGCCCAGAGAAGCGCCTCGGCGACTATCCGCATCAGTTCTCCGGCGGCATGCGTCAGCGGGTCATGATTGCGATGGCGCTTTCGTGTAATCCGCAACTGCTCATCGCCGACGAGCCGACGACGGCGCTCGACGTTACGATTCAAGCTCAGGTCCTCGAGCTCATGAACGATTTGCAGCAGGAGACCGGCGCGGCGATCGTTCTCATCACTCATGACTTAGGCGTGGTCGCGGAGTTTTGCCGCAACGTGCTCGTGATGTACGGCGGAAATATGGTGGAATATGGGACCGCCGAACAAATTTTTGGGGAGCCGCGTATGCCGTATACGCAGGGTCTTCTTGCATCGTTGCCGCGCCTGGACGAGCGCGAACGCCGGCGACTCGAGCCGATTCCGGGCCAGCCGCCCAATCTGTTACGCCTCCCGCCGGGCTGCGCTTTTGCAAGACGCTGCGCGTACCGCATGCCGATCTGCGACAATCCCGTGCCGCTGTACGATTTCGGCGGTGGACACGTAGCGCGTTGCTACCTTTACGATCAGCGCGCGCTCGACCAGCGACCGGCAGAGACCCGCGACCTTCCGGTCGTTCCCGCGGGCGGCGGCGCATAG
- the hslV gene encoding ATP-dependent protease subunit HslV codes for MKSTTILAVRRDGNLAIAGDGQVTLDKTIVKHGARKVRKICGAKVLAGFAGSAADGITLLEKFEAKFGEFKDLRRAAVELAKDWRQDRVLRRLEALMIVGNPEHLFLLSGTGDVIEPDEGIAAIGSGGAYAQAAAAALLRNTSLGAADIARNSLEIASEICIYTNRDITVEVLP; via the coding sequence ATGAAGTCCACGACGATACTCGCGGTACGCCGCGACGGAAACCTCGCGATCGCGGGTGACGGTCAAGTGACCCTCGATAAGACGATCGTGAAACACGGCGCCCGCAAAGTGCGCAAGATATGCGGCGCGAAGGTCTTGGCCGGTTTCGCCGGCTCGGCCGCCGACGGAATTACGCTGCTCGAGAAGTTCGAAGCGAAGTTCGGCGAGTTCAAGGACTTGCGGCGGGCCGCCGTCGAGCTGGCCAAGGACTGGCGTCAAGATCGCGTCCTGCGGCGCTTGGAAGCGCTGATGATCGTCGGCAATCCCGAGCATCTCTTTCTGCTCTCCGGAACCGGTGATGTTATCGAGCCCGACGAGGGAATCGCAGCAATCGGCAGCGGAGGCGCCTACGCGCAAGCGGCGGCCGCCGCGCTGTTGCGTAACACGTCGCTTGGGGCAGCCGATATCGCGCGAAACTCTCTGGAAATCGCGTCGGAGATCTGCATTTATACGAATCGCGACATCACCGTGGAAGTGCTCCCGTGA
- a CDS encoding dipeptide ABC transporter ATP-binding protein has product MAGTLVETKDLYKYFPIHAGLMSRHVADVRAVDGVSFSINEGETLGLVGESGSGKTTIGRLLLRLLAATKGEITFEGQQVLTMTRGGIRRLRRSMQIIFQDPFASLNPRMTIREIVAEPLRIHGLASGSEIEDQVVELLKLVGLQPYHANRYPHEFSGGQRQRIGVARALAVRPKFIVCDEPVSALDVSIQAQVINLLEDLQERFNLTYLFIAHDLSVVRHISTRVAVMYVGKIVELADRDDLYQNPLHPYTQALLSAIPIPDPAVEQRRKRIVLTGDIPSPVNPPSGCRFHTRCPVAFDRCVVEEPPLREYAAGHFAACHWVEEHGGTGPDLTR; this is encoded by the coding sequence ATGGCGGGTACGCTGGTCGAGACCAAGGATCTCTATAAGTATTTTCCGATTCATGCCGGCTTGATGTCGCGCCACGTCGCCGACGTCCGCGCCGTCGATGGGGTGAGCTTCTCCATCAACGAGGGCGAGACGCTCGGCCTCGTCGGCGAATCGGGATCGGGGAAGACGACGATTGGAAGGCTCTTACTGCGATTGCTCGCGGCAACGAAGGGCGAAATAACGTTCGAGGGCCAGCAGGTGCTGACGATGACGCGCGGCGGCATCCGCCGGTTGCGTCGCTCGATGCAAATTATCTTTCAGGATCCGTTCGCTTCGTTGAATCCGCGCATGACGATTCGCGAAATCGTTGCGGAGCCGCTGCGCATTCACGGACTTGCCTCCGGAAGCGAGATCGAAGACCAGGTTGTCGAACTTCTCAAGCTCGTCGGCCTCCAACCCTATCACGCCAATCGTTACCCGCACGAATTCTCCGGCGGCCAGCGGCAGCGCATCGGCGTGGCGCGCGCCCTTGCCGTACGCCCGAAGTTTATCGTCTGCGACGAACCGGTCTCGGCGCTCGACGTTTCGATTCAGGCGCAAGTGATCAACCTGCTCGAGGATCTGCAAGAGCGCTTCAATCTGACCTATCTCTTCATCGCGCACGATCTCTCGGTCGTGCGCCATATCTCGACGCGGGTCGCGGTCATGTACGTCGGCAAGATCGTCGAGCTCGCCGATCGTGACGACCTTTATCAAAATCCACTCCATCCGTACACGCAGGCCCTGCTCTCAGCAATTCCGATTCCGGACCCTGCCGTCGAGCAGCGCCGCAAGCGCATCGTACTCACGGGCGATATCCCATCGCCGGTGAATCCGCCGTCCGGATGCCGCTTTCACACGCGGTGCCCCGTCGCGTTCGACCGTTGCGTCGTTGAGGAACCGCCACTTCGCGAATATGCCGCCGGACATTTCGCCGCGTGTCATTGGGTGGAAGAGCACGGGGGCACCGGGCCCGACCTAACGCGATAA